The following proteins are co-located in the Saccharomycodes ludwigii strain NBRC 1722 chromosome V, whole genome shotgun sequence genome:
- the TOS4 gene encoding Tos4p (similar to Saccharomyces cerevisiae YDR501W | PLM2 | PLasmid Maintenance (paralog of YLR183C | TOS4)) yields the protein MTIHFPPSSPTMAYEEPVGKDNSIKNKYSTFSSATDNGSVIDFAGQSNDPLLYPTPNPSSSTGNANILVSPDSKTENLEERKGQEYYVNELKSSPTRPSPTSSDLALENELKKDLLAQEKKSSSPYNNVKFQVQEKGYPLIFIPIKPTDKQSLTIGRKSAICDVLLPKYKNVSRQHASITYYPITNKIKLKCLGCNGLCVVFPRKLNYDLVKNLADNVFELISTADIDLENGDVLVTDREIIKKRNLTSFIMKQNETCYMPFLPETVLDFGKVDAILTLVEDTEEDDDSDVTESDFSPFQLSAAKTVDEISVENDNSTKLKQSPVTPIVVTDIQPIFETPTRNGIYSQKKILKEVNTQLPFEQKELTLSIIKNPPHTPLKQNETNDGNDIDIQSPIKHKPIEEQQNKKRAQSEDHGKDSKKNIKKLKLTKDEIIFQLRAKSVNIEDLKRCLINHLAFATIQQVPLSVLAPVNSTTQKMSKSELRAVLQTCECLGVINRVGKDAAGKPLEEEYFYELEKDDDEERKNLIRSLKGGRAGLRSCRRTHKQYFWKKPKK from the coding sequence ATGACAATTCATTTCCCTCCCTCTTCTCCTACCATGGCATATGAAGAGCCAGTGGGAAAGGATAATTCAATCAAAAATAAGTattcaactttttcttctgCAACAGACAATGGTAGTGTTATTGACTTTGCTGGCCAATCGAACGACCCATTGTTATACCCTACTCCTAATCCATCATCGTCTACCGGGAACGCCAATATTTTGGTTTCACCAGACTCTAAAACTGAGAACCTGGAAGAACGGAAGGGGCAAGAATATTACGTGAATGAATTAAAATCGTCCCCAACACGGCCCTCGCCAACGAGCTCGGATTTAGCCTTAGAAAATGAGCTTAAGAAAGATTTACTGGCACAGGAAAAAAAGTCTTCTTCCCCATACAATAATGTTAAATTTCAAGTACAAGAAAAGGGGTATCCTTTAATCTTCATTCCTATTAAGCCAACGGACAAACAATCACTGACAATTGGTAGAAAATCTGCTATTTGTGATGTGCTATTGcccaaatataaaaatgttagCCGTCAACATGCTTCGATTACCTATTATCCAATTACTAACAAAATTAAGTTAAAGTGTTTAGGTTGTAATGGTTTGTGTGTTGTGTTTCCTCGTAAGTTAAATTATGATTTGGTTAAAAACTTGGCAGACAATGTATTTGAACTGATTTCTACTGCTGACATTGATTTGGAAAACGGCGATGTATTGGTTACAGACAGGGAAATAATTAAGAAAAGGAATTTGACTTCATTCATCATGAAGCAGAATGAAACATGTTACATGCCCTTTTTGCCAGAAACTGTTTTAGACTTCGGAAAAGTAGACGCTATTTTAACTTTAGTGGAAGATACTGAAGAGGATGATGACAGTGATGTTACTGAAAGTGATTTTTCTCCCTTCCAATTAAGTGCTGCGAAAACCGTTGATGAAATTTCTGTTGAGAATGACAACAGCACTAAACTCAAACAATCTCCAGTAACACCAATTGTTGTTACCGATATTCAACCTATTTTCGAAACACCCACCAGGAATGGTATTTATTCCcagaaaaagattttaaaggAAGTAAATACACAACTCCCCtttgaacaaaaagaactaacattatcaataataaagaacCCACCACACACGCCCCTTAAACAAAATGAGACTAATGACGGTAACGACATTGATATCCAGTCTCCAATAAAACACAAACCAATAGAAGagcaacaaaataaaaaaagagcacAGAGCGAAGATCATGGCAAggattccaaaaaaaatatcaaaaaattaaaattaacaaaagatgaaattatatttcaatTGAGAGCCAAATCCGTTAATATCGAGGATTTGAAACGCTGTCTAATAAACCATTTGGCTTTTGCCACCATTCAGCAGGTACCACTAAGTGTATTAGCACCTGTAAATTCCACTACTCAAAAGATGTCCAAATCCGAGTTACGTGCAGTACTACAAACTTGCGAATGTCTAGGGGTTATTAATCGTGTTGGCAAAGATGCAGCTGGTAAACCGCTGGAGgaagaatatttttatgaacttgaaaaagatgatgatgaagaaaggaaaaaccTAATAAGGTCATTAAAGGGTGGGAGAGCTGGACTAAGGAGTTGTAGGAGAACCcataaacaatatttttggaaaaaaccaaagaaataa
- the LCD1 gene encoding Lcd1p (similar to Saccharomyces cerevisiae YDR499W | LCD1 | Lethal Checkpoint-defective DNA damage sensitive), translating to MNNYQLNNNNLVDDDDDEDVDDLLLELDKYTDKKKKEQDAMQNKPMIQTNVQVSMPQSHYATSTDENNGDILQILPSQLIRNDELAMAKGEVAVLRDKINELTLKRENDRKNYLMEKQTLSDQNLGTINNLKQELNRLESERQFLKLRMKNHMHQSLPADSQIPSNVTTTAVITNPENVLKKRKLLENKESGSSTLVHFSSLSSPSSPSSLPTPPIRLKLNTKKFILKNSSHNDNLLLLETLWKHKIPGCCKLTMHYLDELEFKGQKIGPGFHAFALSIVSSLTLNKFIEFILDYLLQIINQIFETTPTELLPIPFMLVLVYIIIKFRPSATDSQLLLDLFKAIKNFVYQLDSVLTKPKATPSFTTNNTNFANTFNSAVANISKHGGSNNFDHRSVFRSDTTIIDSKKYLENGNWLYTVDNTDLPIRFDRYSPFSDNGNDSNTNLNTASNKQHRHNNSDTAAKGFNIMDDEYFDEGYYPTTVSVPTFQTEFIDILIVMYSFDILEAISENLYTCSININSTGNIDLTPLQEDLNYLCNKTFTISFQPIPQIIFNVCMIFSHLVKIVNNKIPQHWWSEKFTKISTFLDINIQHSLKILPPKYNIHSLSRRVGNNGNIKLIDQLFEKHVIYEPENKVPIYILSHLSRLKLQILQDIKEFLLTISANSLESDNTGISIDYMIGNVSSLLSFEYPLLLGENNHNRDEQQDRLKLVTLSIKIIYHVYLMSESYTLSIVRGSMKNTGNDNHTNEVSSTSTTDNKHFNSNKIMILSGNDRIKTELIATLSRIVFTVNNTLLSKSTKESCRSILDSLISPQEAEAIYLALSPDSYSKS from the coding sequence ATGAACAATTATCAgcttaataataataacctTGTggatgatgacgatgacgAGGATGTTGATGATTTACTTTTAGAATTGGATAAATAtactgataaaaaaaaaaaagaacaagacGCAATGCAAAACAAACCTATGATACAAACAAACGTTCAAGTCTCAATGCCACAGTCTCATTATGCTACAAGCACAGATGAAAATAACGGtgatattttacaaatacTCCCCTCCCAATTAATTCGCAACGATGAGCTTGCAATGGCTAAAGGAGAGGTTGCAGTTTTAAGggataaaattaatgaacTAACATTGAAAAGGGAAAAcgatagaaaaaattatctaatggaaaaacaaactttATCAGACCAGAATTTGGGAACTATTAACAACCTTAAACAAGAACTAAATAGATTAGAAAGTGAAAGGCAATTTTTAAAGCTTCGTATGAAAAACCATATGCATCAATCGTTACCAGCAGATTCACAAATACCTTCCAATGTTACTACCACCGCAGTAATAACTAATCCcgaaaatgttttaaaaaaaagaaaacttttagaaaataaagaatctGGTAGCTCTACCTTAGTTCACTTTTCTTCCCTCTCTTCCCCCTCTTCCCCCTCCTCCTTACCAACACCACCAATTCGTTTAAAACtaaataccaaaaaattcattttgaaaaattctTCACATAACGACAACCTATTACTTTTAGAAACGTTATGGAAACATAAAATACCAGGTTGCTGTAAGTTAACAATGCATTACTTAGATGAACTGGAATTTAAAGGTCAAAAAATTGGTCCTGGCTTTCATGCCTTTGCCTTGAGTATTGTATCTTCTTTAACACTAAACAAGTTTATAGAATTCATTTTAGATTATTTACTGCAAATtataaatcaaatttttgaaaccACTCCTACAGAATTACTCCCAATTCCATTTATGCTTGTACTGGTttacataataataaaatttagaCCTAGTGCTACTGATTCccaattattattggattTGTTTAAAGCtatcaaaaattttgtgTACCAATTAGACAGTGTGCTAACAAAACCAAAGGCAACGCCTTCCTTTACAACTAACAACACGAACTTTGCAAATACTTTCAACAGTGCTGTAGCAAATATTAGCAAACATGGAGGTAGCAATAATTTTGATCACAGATCCGTTTTCCGGAGTGATACTACCATTATCGAtagcaaaaaatatttagaaaACGGGAATTGGCTTTATACAGTTGATAACACTGATTTGCCCATAAGATTTGACAGATATTCTCCCTTTTCTGATAATGGTAACGATAGCAATACTAATCTGAATACCGCAAGTAACAAACAACATAGACACAACAATAGCGATACCGCTGCCAAGGGTTTCAACATAATGGATGATGAATACTTTGATGAAGGTTATTATCCAACAACAGTTTCCGTTCCAACATTTCAGACTGAATTTATAGATATATTGATTGTGATGTATTCGtttgatattttagaaGCAATATCTGAAAATCTATACACATGCAGTATCAACATAAACTCGACAGGAAATATAGATTTAACCCCCCTTCAAGaagatttaaattatttatgtaATAAAACCTTTACGATATCATTTCAACCAATACCACAGATTATATTTAATGTTTGTATGATTTTTTCTCATTTAGTAAAAATCGTTAATAACAAGATTCCACAGCATTGGTGGTCAGAAAAGTTTACCAAGATCTCTACTTTCCTAGATATCAATATTCAACACtcattgaaaattttaccTCCCAAATACAACATTCATAGTTTGTCAAGAAGGGTCGGCAATAATGGGAATATCAAACTAATAGAccaattatttgaaaaacatGTGATTTATGAGccagaaaataaagttcctatttatatattgtcTCACTTATCTCGGTTGAAACTACAAATTTTACAAGATATCAAAGAGTTTTTATTGACTATTTCCGCAAACAGCCTTGAGTCTGATAATACTGGCATTTCCATCGACTATATGATTGGGAATGTTTCTTCCTTGCTATCCTTTGAATATCCATTACTTTTGGGCGAAAACAACCATAATCGTGATGAACAACAAGATAGGCTAAAACTGGTAACTTTATCgatcaaaattatttatcatGTGTACTTAATGTCGGAGAGTTACACTTTAAGCATTGTTAGGGGAAGTATGAAAAACACTGGTAACGATAATCATACTAATGAAGTTAGCTCAACGTCAACCACAGAtaataaacattttaatagtaacaaGATTATGATTTTGTCCGGAAACGATAGAATCAAAACAGAGTTAATTGCTACATTAAGTAGAATAGTCTTTACTGTAAATAACACTTTGTTAAGCAAATCAACAAAGGAAAGCTGCCGAAGTATTTTAGATAGTTTAATTTCGCCACAAGAGGCTGAGGCGATTTACCTGGCACTTTCGCCAGACAGCTATTccaaaagttaa
- the EMG1 gene encoding 18S rRNA pseudouridine methyltransferase (similar to Saccharomyces cerevisiae YLR186W | EMG1 | Essential for Mitotic Growth) — MVEDSKIRDTLKNGTSGTTSSTTRPALPASMIPKPPPVLTSKDKNTQRLIVVLCQASLESHIISSSHGQDKYALLNCDDHQGFLKKSGRDISEARPDITHQCLLTLLDSPINKAGKLQVYIHTAKGVLIEVNPSVRIPRTFKRFSGLMVQLLHKLSIRSVNSEEKLLKVIKNPITDHLPTKCRKVTLSFDSPVVSVQDYITNNLDKDESICVFVGSMARGADNFADEWVDEKIGVSNYPLSASVACSKFCHGAEDAWGII, encoded by the coding sequence ATGGTTGAAGATTCTAAAATTAGAGACACGCTAAAAAATGGAACTAGTGGAACAACCTCCAGTACAACCAGGCCTGCGTTACCGGCTTCTATGATTCCTAAGCCACCGCCAGTGTTAACTAGTAAGGACAAAAACACTCAACGATTAATTGTTGTACTTTGCCAAGCTTCATTGGAATCACACATAATATCATCTTCCCATGGTCAGGATAAGTATGCATTATTAAATTGTGACGATCACCAGGgctttttaaagaaaagtgGTAGAGATATAAGTGAAGCAAGACCGGATATTACACACCAATGTTTATTGACACTTTTGGATTCcccaataaataaagctGGTAAATTACAGGTTTATATTCATACAGCAAAGGGTGTTTTGATTGAAGTAAATCCAAGTGTCCGTATTCCAAGaacttttaaaagatttagtGGGTTAATGGTACAATTATTGCACAAATTGAGTATTAGAAGCGTTAATAGTGAGGAAAAGTTGCTAAAAGTTATCAAAAACCCTATAACCGATCACTTGCCCACTAAATGTCGTAAAGTTACTTTGTCCTTTGATTCGCCAGTGGTTAGCGTACAAGATTATATTACAAATAATTTGGATAAGGATGAAAGTATTTGTGTCTTTGTTGGATCCATGGCTAGAGGTGCCGATAATTTTGCAGATGAATGGGTTGATGAAAAAATCGGTGTTTCCAATTATCCATTGAGTGCTTCTGTCGCATGTTCTAAGTTTTGTCATGGTGCAGAAGATGCCTGGGGTATTATTTAA
- the PRM1 gene encoding pheromone-regulated protein PRM1 (similar to Saccharomyces cerevisiae YNL279W | PRM1 | Pheromone-Regulated Membrane protein), with protein MVYDSPHYISKAANYLIYESLIETVKASLTALSLLIYVFEKLSIFVFDLWFGTYACLFVSAVDGSINVATNVTEKLVNLTNTTVHSIANELDDGLQDISDVINNIIKVANKIEDFFTSDSSNSNNASDSINDVNLTITKLSDFYISSDINEKLQNLSDNTPTFTELKNKTNYWISEPFEYVRNKITTINLTESLGSNNSVLSLDKMYTIPLYNNGSSVNTDNDYCTQNIVPEFNKIFDEFTKIIKIINIIIIILLVICAVAALIPEMWKEVIFWKKLKKLNTRVDHNIEIKGRILDDKMGLNSGTNNNVNGDNVSATAYMSSSSTITNPFKDESYPSTAGSSESDNIETYTNVFNIWQYRLSKVLLSNKKTSKISNIKVKWLVQYIFSTRALIILGISLLGLACCIIQYIILHVIDKHLQNSGSSDHGNTTTTILQNKIGTAVQKSLIIWSNNTNSYIETVEQQFNKQLFGYVEETTSSLNSTINKVITEMDSIIAKAFNNTMLYNPMKTIVGCVIENKLYAIEDGITWVHDKCQINIPTIDPNNIIKQINNNDSTSSSALSDAVAKFKVELQKLVANYKSSVNVELAISLILFGIWLLQIPIGLMIFNMKTKDLSPSLLKKLNWRKHGNS; from the coding sequence ATGGTATATGATTCTCCACATTATATTAGCAAAGCAGcaaattatttgatttatgAATCTTTAATAGAAACAGTAAAAGCGAGTTTAACTGCATTAAGTTTGctaatatatgtttttgaaaaattaagcatatttgtatttgatTTGTGGTTTGGTACCTATGCATGCTTATTTGTTAGTGCTGTTGATGGTTCTATTAATGTTGCTACCAATGTTACAGAAAAACTCGTCAATTTAACTAATACTACGGTCCATTCAATTGCAAACGAACTGGATGATGGTTTACAAGATATAAGTGacgttattaataatattattaaagtagcaaataaaatagaggATTTTTTTACTAGTGATAGTagcaatagtaataatgcATCTGATTCAATTAATGACGTCAATTTAACCATCACCAAGTTATCCGATTTTTATATCTCTTCCGACATCAATGAGAAATTACAAAATCTAAGTGATAACACACCAACCTTTacagaattgaaaaataagacTAATTATTGGATATCCGAGCCATTTGAATATGTTcgcaataaaataacaactaTAAATTTGACTGAAAGCCTTGGGAGTAATAATTCTGTGTTATCTTTAGACAAAATGTATACGATTCCCTTGTACAATAACGGCAGTAGTGTTAATACCGATAATGATTATTGTACACAGAATATTGTGCctgaatttaataaaatattcgATGAATTCACTaagattataaaaataatcaatataattattataatcttACTTGTTATTTGTGCCGTTGCTGCTTTAATACCAGAAATGTGGAAAGAAGTTATCTTTTGGAAAAAGTTGAAGAAGTTGAATACAAGAGTTGATCATAATATTGAGATAAAAGGAAGAATACTCGATGATAAGATGGGTTTAAACAGTGGTACAAATAACAACGTTAATGGGGACAATGTCTCAGCGACAGCATATATGTCATCATCCTCCACAATAACAAATCCGTTTAAAGATGAAAGTTATCCTAGTACTGCTGGTAGTAGTGAAAGTGATAACATCGAGACTTATAccaatgtttttaatatctgGCAATACAGATTATccaaagttttattatcaaataaGAAAACATCAAAGATAAGTAATATCAAAGTAAAATGGTTGgttcaatatattttttctacaAGAGCATTGATTATTTTAGGCATATCTTTATTAGGATTAGCTTGTTGTATTATTCAATATATCATTTTACATGTAATTGACAAGCATTTACAAAACTCTGGATCTTCCGATCACGGCaacacaacaacaacaattttgcaaaataaaataggtACTGCAGTACAAAAAAGCTTGATAATATGGTCCAATAACACTAATTCGTATATTGAAACTGTTGAACAGCAATTTAACAAACAACTGTTTGGGTATGTTGAAGAAACCACCAGTTCATTAAATAGTACCATAAATAAAGTGATTACAGAAATGGATTCCATAATTGCAAAAGCTTTTAATAACACTATGTTGTACAACCCAATGAAAACAATTGTAGGATGTgtaattgaaaataaattatatgcAATAGAAGACGGTATAACTTGGGTTCATGATAAATGTCAAATAAACATACCAACAATAGATCccaataacattattaaacaaataaataataatgacagtACTAGTAGCTCGGCTTTATCCGATGCTGTTGCAAAATTTAAGGTtgaattacaaaaattagTTGCAAATTATAAATCTAGTGTTAACGTTGAATTAGCCATTAGCTTGATATTATTTGGTATCTGGTTATTACAAATTCCTATAGGTTTAATGATTTTCAATATGAAAACAAAGGATTTATCGCCGTCTTTGCTTAAAAAGTTAAACTGGAGAAAACATGGGAATTCATAA